The window GTCTTGTTAACTGTCGTGAATTTCAGCGCCTTCGCAGAATTAAACAATTGGGTCTGAGCGAACTGGTCTTCCCAGGGGCAAATCACAGTCGCTTTGCTCATTCGATTGGAGTGATGCACACAGCCAGACTATTCTTGAATCAAATTGGCAATGCCGGGTTTACTCTCACTAACGATCAGAAGACCGTTGTCTTAGTATCCGCACTTCTTCATGACATTGGACATGGACCATTCTCCCATGCGTTCGAGAAAATCACGAGAGACAAGCATGAGCGAAGAACCGAGGAAATCATCGAAGACGATTCCACAGAAATCAACAAAGTATTGAAAGAATTCGATGGCGATTTACCGACACGTGTTGCTGCGTTTTTTCAAGAGGATCCGACAGGCGAGAACGTCGGAGACATCCCTCCGTTTTTTGTTCACGTTGTAAGTAGCCAGTTCGATGCCGACCGGTGCGACTATCTTCTTCGTGATAGTCATGCTACTGGTGCAGATTATGGTAAACTCGATCTTAGATGGTTAGTTGACCATTTATATGTTGATGAGACTCATAATCGCATATACTTGGGAAGAAAAGCATTCTATGCCACAGAGCAATATATCTTTGCGCGGTACCACATGTACCAAGCAGTATACTTTCACAAAGCGACACGTTCAGCCGAGGTTATGCTTCGGCTTCTCTTTAGGCGTTACAAAGAGTTGCTTGACGCAGAGGATACACTGGACAAAAAATCCAAGATCGTCGAGGGAGCATCCCCAGCATTGATTAAGGCTTTTTCTGGAGGGTTGTCTTTATACGATTATTTGTTACTGGATGACCACACCATTACGGAGTTTCTTAAATGTTGCGAGGTCTGTAGGGATCCTATCATTAAGCGCCTATCAAGCGGTCTCCTTCACCGTCATCTCTATAAGTGCGTTGATGCCACTGGTATTAGCCGCGATAACCCGGATAAGGTTGCTGAATTCCGCGAGCAAGCTAAAGAGATAGTCCAAAAATACATTGATGCGGTGGACTATGGTCTTGCTTCAGATACTCCTGCGGATACTCCTTATAAAGTTTATGATCCGAGTGATGACAATCCTGCAACACAGATTTTTGTTGAAGATGCGCTCGGACAAATAAAATTGATTAACCATTTGTCAGATCAAGTCAATGCACTGCGAAAAAAGATAACCCAGCTTCGTTATTATTTTCCTGAAAAAGCGAGGACAGAAATACTTGAGCTAACGAAGTCCTGGAAAGGAGGTCACTAAACATGAACCCTGAACGGTTTAGGCTGCTGGCAGCCGTCATCGCTGCACATCCCGGGAGGCAGGTCATTGGTAGAACTCGTCTTCAAAAGACGATTAAGCTTTTGCAGAGGATAGGGCTCCCGACTGACTATGACTATATGCTGCATTTTTATGGCCCATATAGTGACGGCCTTCAGGCAGAAATAGGATTGCTTGAACATCTGGGGCTTGTGGAAGAGAAATCGTGTCTTTCGGCGGACGATAGACCTTACTATGTTATCAAGTCAAAGCCAGAGGCTGCTTTGAAAGAAGTAGAAGAGAAATTTGGAGACGCAATTAAGCTGATGGCCCAAGCTGACCCTGTAGTTTTAGAACTGGCCGCAACGTATGATGCTTTCCGTGAAGCTGGGATGACACACGAACAGGCATTAGCGAACATCCGCCGAAAGAAAGGCGCCAAATGCGAAAATAAGAACGAAGAAAAGGCTCTCGAATTGCTTGAAAAACTGTTACCGAAAAAAGCGGCTTAAGGCCCAAACCAGCCGAGGGGCTAACTGTCCGGTAGGTGCTTGACTTTTACACCCCTAACGGGGTATCCGCTTAGGCTGCATTCTCGGCCTCCCTCACCTCCCTTCTTGTTCTTCGGCAGCCCATCGACGAAGGCCTTGTGCGGCGTTATGCCGTTCATGTTCCCACCCTGTTGGGGAACACTCGTTGTTATGAAATCCGTCAGCAGTTCCTGAAAGAGCGTCCAAAACAAAGCGGCTTACCGGAACCCTCCCTCCCTCCCTCCCCGTGGCAAACAGGGGCTTCCCTGACACACCCCATTCCCGGAAAGAGGACGGGGCGGTGACGGGCCGCGACGCCGGTGGCCGCTTTGAAGACCGACGACTCCGCGCCGTCCAACAAGCTCATTGTTTCTTGCCTGCTTGTTCCCTCAAAAAGCAGCCACGGAAGACGGGGCCGCCGGCCGCTTCGTGCCGCTGCGACGCACACAGGCCCGACAAGATTTACAGTTTTTTCTTTGCTTACTTTCTTTTTTCCCAAAAAAGAAAGTAAGTCAGGAGCAGATGCGGTTGCGGCCGGCTTTCTTGGCGTCGTAAAGGCACATATCGGCCTGTTTTATGAGCTCCATGGGACTGCGGCCGTCGTCGGGGAAGGTGGCGACACCGCCGCTCACGGTTATGCGGCGGTTGGGCATGCGGTAGGAGGCGATCTCCTTGAGCAGGCGGTTGGCGAAGGCCACGGCGCCTTTCTTCTCCATGTCGTCGATTATGATGCAGAACTCCTCGCCTCCGAAGCGGCCTACCGTGTCGGTGCTGCGCACCGTCCTGTTGAGGAGACGGGCGAGGGCC is drawn from Deltaproteobacteria bacterium and contains these coding sequences:
- a CDS encoding HD domain-containing protein, producing MSDTGNQATSFWPKVIRDPIHNVITFENTETDQLLFRLVNCREFQRLRRIKQLGLSELVFPGANHSRFAHSIGVMHTARLFLNQIGNAGFTLTNDQKTVVLVSALLHDIGHGPFSHAFEKITRDKHERRTEEIIEDDSTEINKVLKEFDGDLPTRVAAFFQEDPTGENVGDIPPFFVHVVSSQFDADRCDYLLRDSHATGADYGKLDLRWLVDHLYVDETHNRIYLGRKAFYATEQYIFARYHMYQAVYFHKATRSAEVMLRLLFRRYKELLDAEDTLDKKSKIVEGASPALIKAFSGGLSLYDYLLLDDHTITEFLKCCEVCRDPIIKRLSSGLLHRHLYKCVDATGISRDNPDKVAEFREQAKEIVQKYIDAVDYGLASDTPADTPYKVYDPSDDNPATQIFVEDALGQIKLINHLSDQVNALRKKITQLRYYFPEKARTEILELTKSWKGGH